The genomic stretch TTCACACAATGTCATGGCAAGGCAAATTTTAGAAAAATATGTTCAATGGGATAGATTTGCAGATAAAATAGGCATCATACCAGTCCCAAAAAAAATCCTAGATACGTTAGGCATAGAAATGAGTGCAGAGGAAATAAATGAAATCATCAATGTCATCAAACCAGTAATCAAAGACACTGTGCTATTTATCAAAGGAGAATATGATTTGCAAAGATGTATTGAGACATTAGAAGATTATATGCGTGCATCAGGAATGAAATCAGATCACAGAGTAGAAGGAGAATTACATCATTTTATTATACAACATGAATTAGGCAGTAATTGGTCAATATTTACAGAACAATTACTACAAGAAATTTTTAAAGAATTTTTACCAGATTCAAAAATGAAATGTCAAACAACAGAATCAACTGTCATCGCAACAATATCTTTGGGCGGAGATTTTAACGAACATAAATATTAAAAGTGAAGATTAGTTTTTGATAAAAACTACATCTACATCAATTTTGCCATCATGAAAGCTAGTATTGACTTCCTTGATCTTGCTCTTATACAAAAACAATCTTTTGCCTTCATCAGTAATCACACCAGAAGTTCTAATCATTTTTGAATCATGTAATTGTTGAATACGTCTGTAGACAGTGCTTAGTGGAATATTTTTGTCTCTAGAGATTTCAATTGCAGATTTGGGCATATCCATAATTGCTTCTAAAATTGTCCTACAATACTTATCAGAAAGAATTTCTAGAAAAGATTCTTTTCTTTCCGGTTCTTCTATTTTTAATTGATTTAAGATTTGCATACACTAACTAGGAGATTTTAAGATATAATCACTGAGCAGACACATGTGTGCAATGCAAGACAGAAATCAGGATTTTAGAGATTGTTCTGCTTTTAGTCCCTTGTAGCGATTTCGAATTGTTACTTCGGTAACTCCTGCAGCTTCTGCAAGATCTCTTTGAGTAATAGATACGCCATTCTTAACGCAAGACAAGTAAAGTGCCGTTGCTGCAAGTCCCATTGGATCTTTTCCGGCAGATTCTTTACGTTCTTGTGCTTCTTTTAACACCTTAACAGCATATCGTTTGGTTTTTTCAGAAATCTCAAGTTTGCTAGATATTCTTGCAATACACTGAATTGAATCAACTACGGGCATTTTTAATTCCAATTCATGATGAAGTAATCTATAGCATCGTGCAATGTCTTTTCTTTTAACATTTGCAGCATCTGCAACGTCTTTTAGAGTTCTAGGAGTTTCAGTATCTCTACATGCAGCATATAGCGATGCTGCAATCATTGCAGATATAGATCTACCTCTAACTAATTTTTTTTCTAATGCTTTTCTATAAATGTAAGCTGCTTTTTCTAAAACATTTGCAGGAATTGCAACTTTATCTTTTAATTTATTTAAATCGCTAAGAGCTTGTCTTAGATTTCTATCAACCGGTGCATGAACTTGACTTCTGCTATCCCAAGTTCTTAATCGTTCAATAGTGCTTTTCATAGATGTTGATAGTGGTTTTCCTGATGCATCTTTGTTTAGAGGATTAATTACAGTAGACAACCCCATATCATGAATCATCAATGATGAAGGAGCACCAGTTCTTGCAGGATCTGCACCACCATCTTTTTGAAATGATCTCCATTCAGGACCAGACTCTTGAGATTTTTCTGTTATGACATATCCACATTTTCCACAAAATTGTTCACCAGTAACTTCATCAGTAAGCAAGGAATTTTTTCCACAGCGTGCACAAGTAGCATTAACCATATTATTTTCCTGTCCTGTTAATGGAGAAATTTGTTATTGAGTCAATATTGACGATAATTTCTTTGGACATAATTTAAGAGGAAAACTCATCTATAAGAAGTGTGAGTATTTTTAGAGAAAAGTGTCGTATAACTATGCACTAACTGTGATTTCAGGTTCAGACATACCGCCATAACCAGGATCAATAGTTTGTTTGGGATTTAATGACGTATCATGATGACATGCTTTGTTGCAAACAGGACAAAATTTTCTATCTAAAACAATACACTGACAAATATGATTTTTGACATAAGCTTGTGCTGCTTGATTCCATTCTCCAGTCCCATTACAATAGACACATACATTTGTAGATGAGGACCCAACCCCTTTACAAAAATCGCAAACATCATCAGTCATATCTTACCGACACTATTGAGATGAATCAATATATTTGAAGAGGTCAAGCAGAATAAATCAAATAAACCTTTTAAAATATCCCAAAATACAACATAATTATGAAACAAAAGGCAGCATCTAAGAACATCAAAATTTTAGTTGCCAAATTAGGATTAGATGGTCACGATAGAGGAGCTCTCGTATTATGCAGAGCGTTCAGAGATGCAGGAATGGAAGTAATCTATTCAGGACTTTTTGCTACTCCAGATAGAGTTGCACAAATCGCAGAGGATGAAGATGTGGATGCAATTGCCATGAGTTTACTTAACGGAGCGCATGGAACACTTTTTCCAAGAGTAGTTAAGACATTAAAAAAGAAAGGAATCAATGATGTGTTAGTTGTAGGCGGAGGAGTGATTCCAGAAATAGATCATAAAGATCTTATAAAATCAGGAGTAGATCATGTCTTTGGTCCAGGAACACCATTACCAACAATAATTGATCACATTACAACAGGCGTTTCCAAATTAAGAAAAAAGTAACTAAAAAGAACAATTGATATTATAAGATATGTAGGATTTTATTCTATTCCTTTTTCCACTTTAATTTTTCTAATTACTTCTCTGACTAATTCTTCATCCCGGATAACTAATTGTTGTAATTTTTTCTTGTATTCTTCATCCCCCCATTTATCAAGATGAAACATTTCTTTAACCAAATTCACAATTTCAGATTTATTCTTTTGATGATCACGTTTTGCAATATCAGAATCTTCCATAAGGGACTTGCAAAAATTCTAAACTTAAGCGTATTGGAAGTGAGAATATTGTCACCTGTCAAAATGAAGAAAAATGTAAAAAACAGAAAGTTTGTTAAACTTCAAATTTTGAACTAACTCATGGGATACAAAAAAGGCATTCACAAATGTGTAGAATGTGAAAAGAAAAAGAAAGAAAATCCAGAAGATACAGGGATGTGTAGTAAGTGTGGAGCAGCAGAAACACGTCTTGAGAAAACAATATACAAAGAATTACTCGATGATGGAAGTTTTCCTTAAATTACAAAAAGATAGTTAAAACTAGAAAAATTATGTATGAGTAATCATCACAACAACAAAATTATTGTGATTAGAAATTCAAAAAAAGAAAAATTATTCTGTGGAATCAGGCCACATCATTTTACGCATTTCTTTACCAACTTTTTCAATTTGGTGTTCATCATATTCTTTCATGTATTTGTCAAATGCATCTTTACCATTCTTTTGATATTCAGAAATCCATTCGTTGTTGAATGTACCATCTTGAATCATGGTAAGGACTTTTTTCATGTTTGCTTTATTTGCAGAATCCATCACTATTGGTCCACGAGTTAATCCACCATACCTTGCGGTTTCACTGACACGTCTCCACATACCATTAATTCCATACCTTTGAATCATATCTACAATGAGTTTGAGTTCATGTAAAACTTCAAAGTATGCAATTTCTGGCTGATAACCTGCCTCAACTAGGGTTTCAAATGCATTTGTAACCATAGAAGCTGCACCACCACAAAGGTCTGCTTGCTCACCAAACCAATCAGTTTCAACTTCTTCCTTGAAAGCAGTTTTGATTAGTCCAGCTCTTGCACTTCCAATTGCTTTTGCAATACCCAAAGTTCTATCCCAAGCCTTTCCAGTAAAATCTTGTTCAACTGCAACAATTGCAGGAGTACCAAAATTATCTAGATAAGTTTCTCGAACTTTTGAACCAGGGCCCTTTGGGGCAATCATGATTAAATCCACATTGTTTGGGGCTTCAATCCATTTCCAATAAATTGCAGCCGCATGAGAAAACGACAATGCTTTTCCTTCTGAAAGATTAGGTCCGATTTCATCCTTGTAGACTTGACCTTGAATCATGTCAGGAATCAGAATATGAACAATGTCTGCTTGTTTTGTTGCATCTGCAACAGACATTACTTTGTGACCATCAGCTTCTGCCTTTTTCCAGCTATTGCCACCTTCTTTAAGACCAATTATTACATTTAGACCAGAGTCTTTCATGTTGTTTGCTTGTGCATCACCTTGGATTCCATAACCAATTACAGCGATTGTTTGATCTTTAATAGGATCAAGACTGATTTCGGCATCTTTCCATGTTTTTGCCATAATTCTGAGACAGATATTGCAAATAAAAACTATGATTTAGATTTCTATAATTTTCTCACACGAGCGACATTTTACAGTGACCTTTTCACCAGATAGTCTAATGAATCGCTTTGAGCCACATTTGGGGCAAATTGGACAAGAACGTACAGGTTCCACAAATATTCAATCAGTATCGGATTTAATTAAATTAGACTATTGTATGGTACCACTACCAAGGATTCGAATTGTTGAAGATTCAGGTTTTAGAATTACGGCTATCTGTCCTTTTTTGCATACAACAGGTTTTTCAAAAGATAATTTCAAAGGAGATATTGAAGAGAATTTTGCAGCTTTGATTTGGAGTCCAATACTAACAAGACATCCTTGATTTTCAGCAATATCATTTTTGTAAAAAGGGTTTTTTTGAAAATCTAGAACAATTTCAGTTTTTACATCTACTAGTCCTTCTTGCGATATTATATCTCCACGATTAACTTCATCAGGTTTCACACCCTTAACCGCCAGTCCAACCCTTGCAGGACAAACAGATTCAGACACAGGATCATCATGCATCTGAATGGATTTTATTAAAACATCAATTCCTGCAGGATATAGTTTCAAATTATCATATTGCTTTACAGTACCATCAGTCACTTTTCCTAAAATCACAGTTCCAACACCTTTAACATCAAAACAATGATCAATTATCATTTCTGAAGGATTATCATTTGTCAGAGGTTCTAGTTTGTCCATTTCTTCTTTGATTTTATCTTGATCAACTTTTAGATAATTTTCTACAACAGTTCCTTTAATCATCATGTTTAGTTTTGTTTCGTCTACGTCAAAAGTATGTGAAAGAATTCCCTTTTCTTTTTTCAAAGAATCCAAAGCAATTATTTGTTCACCTGTAAATTTATCCAGTTTATCAACATGTAAAATTACATACTCTGCCAAATTAATTGCTTGAAACAAAGGTTGAATCTTATCAGGGAACCCATTTGGAATTACCCATGTTTTGATGATATCAGATTCTTTTCTATCATAAAGAGTAAGATCTGTTTCAGTGCCTTTTTTTCCAAATTCTGATGCAATTTCTTGTTTACCCAAAACTACAAAATTGATAGAACGGACCATAAAATGTCATTTAAAATCAAGTTTATGAAGTTTTGATTTAGATTCTTAATGTTTATGGTGTTTAATACAACTGTCACAGAATTCAGAACCGCACTTATCACATGAGATTAGTTGTCCCGGTCTATACCCAGTAAAACAGTTGTCACAACTAGTTCCATTCATGAAAGTTATAGAATATAGGAATCTAAAAACAATTCTAACAAGGATAGTCAGAAAGATCTACATGTTCATCGTATTTTTCATCTAAAATATGCAGATGATATAAAATAGAGTTATTCGAAGAACCCGCCTGCATTTTCATAATAAGATATGAATTTCATTTTTTGTATAAAACATTAACGTACAAATGATTCTATATGTAGAACCTAAGGGAAAGAATTCAGAACTTGAGCATAACTTGCAAATCTATGATTTTTTGGCATGACTAGTTTTTGACGGTATTTTTTCACAGGCTTTCCAACAGAGCCATTTAACCCAAGAGGACCTTTAACATATTTTTCATGGTTGGCCCAACGAAGGACTTCATCAGTTGGAGCATAATGATTTACAATTTTAGAATTTACAACAGATTGGAAAATTTTTCCATATTTTTTTGATGCAGGAACATCTTCATTAATTGAGGCCCCAAAAAAATATACAGCTTCAACAATTCCATGATTTTCTTTCTTTTTTTCAAGATATTCAAGAGTGCTTAAAATGACTTGAGAACCTAAAGAATGCCCCATCAATCTAATTTTGGTTTTTGGACTAGAGAGTTTAAAGTCTTCAATAAATTTACCAAGATTACGACCATTTTTCTTTGCAATTTTTTGGCCTACTGCAAGAGCGTGTTTTGCATGTTTAATTAAATGTGCACCAGTAGTGTTTGAATCATAGCTATACCCAATTACTGGATACACATATCCTAATTTACGTAGTTGTTTTTTTGCTAAAACAACTTTTGCAACAGCTCCAGAGTTATCATTTCTTAATCCATGAATCATGATGGTGAATTCTCTAGAACCAATTAATTTTTTAAAATCTTTTTTTGGATAAGTGTAATAAGAGTTATTTTTCAGAGTAGTCCCATTAGAAAGATCATAATACCCCCTAGTAGAAATTCTCGGTACAGGTTTCATTGCTACTCAGTTGGACCTAATTGACTTTTGTGTTTCTCAACATCAGATTCTTCAACTTTTGCAAACAATGGAGATGCCTCACCCAACTCATGATTTGCTAAAATTCCCAACTCAGAAATAGCAGACCAAGAAGAATTGGCAACATCACCGTCTAATCCTAATTGATTCCAAATTTTTTGTGATGATTCAGGCATAAAAGGCAGGATTGCAATGGCTAAAGCCCTAGCAGCGTTTACGGATAGATAGACACAGTTTGCGGTACCAGGGCCTTTTTTCCATGGCTCTTTGTGTTGAAAGTATTGATTAAAAAAAGAAGAAAACTCCATAATTTTCTTTAATGCACGATCGAGATGATTTTGTTCCATCAAAGTCCCAACATCAGAAGATAGTTGTTTAATCTTTTGTTCAGATTCTAAATCTTTTTCATCAAAAGAATCAGGTTCTGGAACTGTACCTTCAAATGCTTTTTTAGTAAATCCAAGTGCTCGATTGACAAAATTTCCAAGATTTCCAATTAATTCAGAATTAATTCTTGTAGTAAAGTCATCCCAATCAAAATTCAAATCATCTTGAGAGTATGGATTAATGGACACTAAATAATATCTAAGATAATCAGCAGGATAATATTCTAAGAATTGTTTCAGGCCAATATACCAATTTCTACTTTTAGAGATTTTTTTGGATTGTAATGTAAGATGACCTCGAGTTGGAATATAATCAGGTAATTTGTATTCTGAGTCAATCCCCAATCTCATTGCAGGCAAGAAAAGATAATGATGATAAACAATATCTTTTCCAATGAAATGATAAATATCTGCAGAATTCCAAAATTCTTTTCCATCTATGCCTTTATCGTTTAAAAATTTCAAAGCAGTAGAAATGTATGCCAGATGATTGTCAAACCAACCATAGAAAACTTTACCATCTGCGCCATCAACAGGAACAGGAACTCCCCAAGGAATATCTCGGGTTATATCCCAATCAATTAATCCAGATTTTATCCAATTTTGTACATATTTTTTTACATCTTTTTGTAAATGAGAATTTTCATCTAACCACTTAGATAAAGAATCGCCAAAGTTTTTGAGTTTAAAAAAGTAATGAGTTGTTTTTTCTTTTGTAGGAGGTTGACCACACAAGGAACATTTTGGGTCAGTGATTTCTTCAGGCACACGACCACAGCTTTCACAAAGATCAGAGTATTGATCCTCAGATTTACAGTAAGGGCAAATTCCTTTAACGTACCTGTCAGGGAGAAATTTTTTGTCATGGTTACAATAGAATTGAATTATTTCTTTTTCATAGATATACCCTGAAGCATTTAGTTTTTTGAAAACATCTTGAACAAATGCAATATTTTCAGGAGAACTAGTTTTGTAAAAATAATCAAATGCAATATTAAATGCGGAAAAATCATCATAATCTCTTTTGTTCCAATATGCAACATATTCTGAAGGGGTTTTGCCTTCTTTTTCAGATTGAATAAGAATAGGAGTTCCAAAATCATCAGATGCACATACATAATATGCCTCTACTCCATTTAGTTTCAAAAATCTAGTAGTTACATCAGCAGGAAGGTATGTAGATGCAACATGACCCAAATGAATTTCACCGTTGGCGTAAGGTAATGCGCTTGTAATGATAGCTCTTTTGTTCATTAGATAATAGAGGGAACGAGAATGATCTTAAGAAGTTTACCAGTTATTTGCGTATTTTACTTGCTCAGGAGTCAATTTATCAATTTTAACATCCATAGCTTTGAGAGCATCAACAGCAATTTGTTGATCAATTTCTTCAGGTACGTTGATAATTTTATTTTCCATTTTTTTGTGGTTTTTGAGAATATACAAAACAGATAAGATTTGGTTTGAGAAGGATTGTGCCATTACTTCTGGAGGATGTCCTTCGGCAGCAACTAAATTTGCAAGGCGTCCTTGGCCAATTAGATAAACTCTTTTTCCATTCTTCAAAGTGCATTCATCTAGACTTGGTCTAACTTCTTTTACAGATTTTGAGGATTTTAGTAAAAATTTACTATCAATTTCAACATCAAAGTGACCTACATTACCCATAATTGCACCATCTTTCATTTTCAAAATGTGTTCCTTGCGAATCACACTAGTCATTCCGGTACAAGTAATGAACATGTCACCAATCTTTGCAGCTTGTGACATAGGCATTACTTCAAAACCATCCATGTGAGCTTCAAGAGCTTTTACAGGATCTACTTCAGTGACAATTACTTTAGAACCCATTCCCTGGCATCTAGATGCAACACCACGACCTACCCAACCATAGCCAACAACTACAATACGTTTTGATGCCATGAGTAAATTCATTGCACGTAGATAACCGTCAATAGTACTTTGACCAGTGCCATATCGATTATCAAACATATGTTTTGTATATGCCTCATTAACCAAAATTACAGGATAGCGAAGCTTGCCCTGATTTTCTACAGCTCTAATTCTGGTAACACCAGCTGTTGTTTCTTCTGTAGCCCCAAGGATTTTCATATTTTTGAATCGTTTATCAAAATGAGCTTTAATGTTCATATCAGCACCATCATCTGTCAGAATGGTAGGTTTGTGTTTTAGAACTTGATCAATACACCAATCATATTCTTTGACAGATTGACCATGCCAAGAATAAACATGAATTCCTTGAGATGCAAGAAATGCTGCAATATCATCTTGTGTGGTAAGAGGATTTCCGCCACAGCATGCAACTGTTGCTCCTAATTCTTTAGCACCCATAAGCAAAACAGATGTTTCCTTCGTAATATGAAGACAGAAACCCAAAGTAATTCCTTTAAGAGGTTTTGATTTTTTGTATCGATTAATAGTATTATCTAAAATTTGCATATGTGATCTTGCCCATTCATAAGACAGTTTTCCATCTTTGATCAATTTTGGGCTAGACTTTACTTTACTCAATAGTTTGAGGAGTAAAAGTCGATATAAAATCCTATCATGCGAATGTAAATAAATGACAAGAATCTCAAAAACATATTGACTTGGAAGAAAGTTGCAGACAAAGGTGCAGTAGAAGCAGGAAAAGGAAAAGCTTTCAAAGTAGATGGAAAACAAATCGCAATTTTCAATCAGGACGGATACCATGCAATGGATGATCTGTGTGTACATCAAGACGGATCAATTGCACCAGGCAAACTAGATGGAGATATTGTGGAATGTCCACTTCATTTTTGGCATTATAATATCAAAACAGGAGAATTGACAGATTATCTAAAAGATGTTAAACTTGAAACATATCCAGTAGAAGTCAGAGATGATGGCATCTATATTGACATTTAAAAAATTCATGTAAATTTAAAAAATTACCTAATCATTTTAGCCGTTAATTATGTAATATTACAGATAGACAAAAAAGAACATTTTCCAAAAACGGAATATTCGCAGTCATCTTTTATTTGAAAAAAACAATCTAAAGTGTTGAAAAAACAGATAATATTTTCGATTCTAGTTGGAATTTTGGTAATAGGACTAACACAACATTCACTCTCAGAAGAATCTAAGGACATATCTCGTATCAATGTAATTGGTGAAGAGTTTCAGCAACCGACAAAATATGAACCACAACAAATCAAAATTGTAGGTCATGTTGCAGATTATTCTAGAGGAGAAAAAGTCAACATAGTTATGATTAAACCAAACGGAATGGAAGAAGAAATCAACACCTTTGCTTCAAAGAGGGGAAATTTTCAAACATTAATCCAGATCACAGAGGATTCGCAGATAGGCATTCATGAATTAATTTTAAAATACCAAAATGAAGAAAAGGCATTTACATTATTCGAAATATTAGAAAATTAAATGCAAAGAGAAGGGACAAAACTCCCCTCCCTTGTGCTAGGTATGGGTTATGTTGGGCACAGATTATTCTGTAATATTACTAAACAAAATTAGTATTTGGAATAATGTGTGTTCAAAATGAACTTTTTTCTTTCAATTTGAAGAAGGAATTTTATTCTCACAAATTACTAAAACCAATTGTTGAATCAAAATATTGTAGATGAAATTAAAAACCAAGATTATGCAAAAATTACTGAAAAAATAGAATCTTTTCTAAATGAAGAAATTGAAAAAAATAAGGCCAAAGGAGTAATTTTAGGATTAAGTGGAGGCATAGATTCTGCAGTACTTGCCTATATTTGCAAGAGAAAATTGCAAGAAAAAACACTTGCATTAATCATGCCAGATACATCTGTTACACCAAAATCAGAAACTGAAGATGCACTCAAGATGATTTCACTGACAGGGATAGAATACAAACTAATCGACATCAAGCCCATTGTAAATGAATACTCAATGTATATTGAACCAAACGAAAAAGCAAAGGGGAATTTAAGAGCAAGGGTCAGAACAAATATTTTGTACTATTATGCAAATGCTAAAAATTATCTTGTCTTAGGCTCAAGTGATAAAAGTGAATATATGATTGGATATTTCACAAAATTTGGTGATGGAGCATCAGATATCACACCAATAATTTCATTATACAAATTACAAGTTAGAGAAATTGCAAAATATCTTGGAGTTTCTGAAACCATCATAAACAAAAAAAGTAGTCCTCATCTATGGAAAGATCATGAGGCAGAAGAAGAATTAGGAATCCAATATGAAGAAATTGATTCAATTCTGTTTTGTTTATTTGAAAAAAAACTATCAATTGATGAAACTGAAAAAATTACAGAAATAGACAGAAATACCATAGAAAAAATTCATCAATTGCATAAAAACAGTGAACATAAAAGATTGCCACCACAAAAACCAAGTAGAGAATAAAATGAAACTTCAAGACACATTATCAAAATCAGAACAAGAAGTAGACATTTCAAAAAACATCAAAATCTATCTTTGTGGGGTTACAGTATATGATGAATCGCATATAGGACATGCAAGAACAATCATAATTTTTGATGTTCTAAGAAAATACCTGGAAAGTAAAGGAATAGACATCGAATTCATTCAAAATTTTACTGATGTAGATGATAAAATAATCAAGAGAGCAAATGCCGAAAATAAAACAGCAGAAGAAATTAGTAAAAAATACATTGAAAATTATTTTCTTGACTTTGACGGCCTAAATGTAAAACGCGCAACAAGATATCCAAAAGCAACAGAACACATTAAAGAGATCATACAATTTATTGAAAAATTAATTCAAAAAGAAGTTGCATATGTGACAAAAAACGGTGTTTATTTTTCAGTATCCAAATTTCCAGAATATGGAAAACTATCCAAAAAGAAAATAGACGAGCTTCAGTCAGGGGCAAGAATTGAAGTGGATGAAGAAAAAAAAGACCCTCTAGATTTTGCAGTATGGAAATTATCAGATAAAGAACCCACATGGAATAGCCCATGGGGAGAAGGAAGACCAGGATGGCACATAGAATGTTCAGCCATGAGTATAAAGTATCTTGGAGAAAATTTTGACATTCATGGAGGTGGACGGGATCTTATTTTTCCACATCATGAAAATGAAATAGCACAATCAGAATCATGTACAGGAAATCAATTTGCAAAAATTTGGATGCATGTAGGAATGGTAACCATTGAAGGAGAAAAAATGTCAAAATCGATTGGCAATGTAAAATCAATAAAACATGTGTTAGAAAATTGGGGTCCCAACATAATCAGATTATTCTGCTTATCAGGTCATTATTCCAAACCAATAGATTATTCTGAAGAATTACTAAAAGAGAATTTAATTAAATGGAGACAAGTTGAGACCAGTCATTATGAGTTAATACATGCAGACAACAAAAATAGTGAAAAAAGTGACGAATTAATTCAAAAATTGAGTACAGATTTTGATAATGCATTAGAAAATGATTTGAACACTCATCTAGCATTATCAGCATTTTTTCAACTAGTGAAAGAACCTAACAGATTGGCAGCTGAAGAAAAACTAGGAAAAGAAAATGCACTTAAAATCAAAGCAGAACTGAAAAGAATGTCAGATATTTTAGGATTGGAAATACCAGAAATAACTAAAGAAGAAAAACAAGAAATTGATGAACTAATTCAAAACAGAGAGATAGCAAGAGAAGAGAAAAACTATCAAAAAGCAGATGAAATAAGAGACAAATTAAATGAAATGAACATAGAATTAATTGATCACAAAGGAAAAACAGTATGGATGCGTAAAGAAAAGATACAAGCTGAAAAATAAAAAAATTAAGGATTAATCATTTCTAATTTATCCCCAATTCGGTCATAGTAGCCATTGATTTCCATTGCAGAAATGTTAAATGTTGCAGAAACTAAATCTCCAACTTTAGCAT from Nitrosopumilus sp. encodes the following:
- a CDS encoding helix-turn-helix domain-containing protein yields the protein MQILNQLKIEEPERKESFLEILSDKYCRTILEAIMDMPKSAIEISRDKNIPLSTVYRRIQQLHDSKMIRTSGVITDEGKRLFLYKSKIKEVNTSFHDGKIDVDVVFIKN
- a CDS encoding TFIIB-type zinc ribbon-containing protein, producing the protein MVNATCARCGKNSLLTDEVTGEQFCGKCGYVITEKSQESGPEWRSFQKDGGADPARTGAPSSLMIHDMGLSTVINPLNKDASGKPLSTSMKSTIERLRTWDSRSQVHAPVDRNLRQALSDLNKLKDKVAIPANVLEKAAYIYRKALEKKLVRGRSISAMIAASLYAACRDTETPRTLKDVADAANVKRKDIARCYRLLHHELELKMPVVDSIQCIARISSKLEISEKTKRYAVKVLKEAQERKESAGKDPMGLAATALYLSCVKNGVSITQRDLAEAAGVTEVTIRNRYKGLKAEQSLKS
- a CDS encoding cobalamin B12-binding domain-containing protein, with product MKQKAASKNIKILVAKLGLDGHDRGALVLCRAFRDAGMEVIYSGLFATPDRVAQIAEDEDVDAIAMSLLNGAHGTLFPRVVKTLKKKGINDVLVVGGGVIPEIDHKDLIKSGVDHVFGPGTPLPTIIDHITTGVSKLRKK
- the ilvC gene encoding ketol-acid reductoisomerase — protein: MAKTWKDAEISLDPIKDQTIAVIGYGIQGDAQANNMKDSGLNVIIGLKEGGNSWKKAEADGHKVMSVADATKQADIVHILIPDMIQGQVYKDEIGPNLSEGKALSFSHAAAIYWKWIEAPNNVDLIMIAPKGPGSKVRETYLDNFGTPAIVAVEQDFTGKAWDRTLGIAKAIGSARAGLIKTAFKEEVETDWFGEQADLCGGAASMVTNAFETLVEAGYQPEIAYFEVLHELKLIVDMIQRYGINGMWRRVSETARYGGLTRGPIVMDSANKANMKKVLTMIQDGTFNNEWISEYQKNGKDAFDKYMKEYDEHQIEKVGKEMRKMMWPDSTE
- a CDS encoding EF-Tu/IF-2/RF-3 family GTPase, which codes for MVRSINFVVLGKQEIASEFGKKGTETDLTLYDRKESDIIKTWVIPNGFPDKIQPLFQAINLAEYVILHVDKLDKFTGEQIIALDSLKKEKGILSHTFDVDETKLNMMIKGTVVENYLKVDQDKIKEEMDKLEPLTNDNPSEMIIDHCFDVKGVGTVILGKVTDGTVKQYDNLKLYPAGIDVLIKSIQMHDDPVSESVCPARVGLAVKGVKPDEVNRGDIISQEGLVDVKTEIVLDFQKNPFYKNDIAENQGCLVSIGLQIKAAKFSSISPLKLSFEKPVVCKKGQIAVILKPESSTIRILGSGTIQ
- a CDS encoding DUF726 domain-containing protein encodes the protein MKPVPRISTRGYYDLSNGTTLKNNSYYTYPKKDFKKLIGSREFTIMIHGLRNDNSGAVAKVVLAKKQLRKLGYVYPVIGYSYDSNTTGAHLIKHAKHALAVGQKIAKKNGRNLGKFIEDFKLSSPKTKIRLMGHSLGSQVILSTLEYLEKKKENHGIVEAVYFFGASINEDVPASKKYGKIFQSVVNSKIVNHYAPTDEVLRWANHEKYVKGPLGLNGSVGKPVKKYRQKLVMPKNHRFASYAQVLNSFP
- the metG gene encoding methionine--tRNA ligase; the encoded protein is MNKRAIITSALPYANGEIHLGHVASTYLPADVTTRFLKLNGVEAYYVCASDDFGTPILIQSEKEGKTPSEYVAYWNKRDYDDFSAFNIAFDYFYKTSSPENIAFVQDVFKKLNASGYIYEKEIIQFYCNHDKKFLPDRYVKGICPYCKSEDQYSDLCESCGRVPEEITDPKCSLCGQPPTKEKTTHYFFKLKNFGDSLSKWLDENSHLQKDVKKYVQNWIKSGLIDWDITRDIPWGVPVPVDGADGKVFYGWFDNHLAYISTALKFLNDKGIDGKEFWNSADIYHFIGKDIVYHHYLFLPAMRLGIDSEYKLPDYIPTRGHLTLQSKKISKSRNWYIGLKQFLEYYPADYLRYYLVSINPYSQDDLNFDWDDFTTRINSELIGNLGNFVNRALGFTKKAFEGTVPEPDSFDEKDLESEQKIKQLSSDVGTLMEQNHLDRALKKIMEFSSFFNQYFQHKEPWKKGPGTANCVYLSVNAARALAIAILPFMPESSQKIWNQLGLDGDVANSSWSAISELGILANHELGEASPLFAKVEESDVEKHKSQLGPTE
- a CDS encoding adenosylhomocysteinase, which encodes MSKVKSSPKLIKDGKLSYEWARSHMQILDNTINRYKKSKPLKGITLGFCLHITKETSVLLMGAKELGATVACCGGNPLTTQDDIAAFLASQGIHVYSWHGQSVKEYDWCIDQVLKHKPTILTDDGADMNIKAHFDKRFKNMKILGATEETTAGVTRIRAVENQGKLRYPVILVNEAYTKHMFDNRYGTGQSTIDGYLRAMNLLMASKRIVVVGYGWVGRGVASRCQGMGSKVIVTEVDPVKALEAHMDGFEVMPMSQAAKIGDMFITCTGMTSVIRKEHILKMKDGAIMGNVGHFDVEIDSKFLLKSSKSVKEVRPSLDECTLKNGKRVYLIGQGRLANLVAAEGHPPEVMAQSFSNQILSVLYILKNHKKMENKIINVPEEIDQQIAVDALKAMDVKIDKLTPEQVKYANNW
- a CDS encoding Rieske 2Fe-2S domain-containing protein, with protein sequence MTWKKVADKGAVEAGKGKAFKVDGKQIAIFNQDGYHAMDDLCVHQDGSIAPGKLDGDIVECPLHFWHYNIKTGELTDYLKDVKLETYPVEVRDDGIYIDI